The Gadus morhua chromosome 18, gadMor3.0, whole genome shotgun sequence DNA segment CCAGGTGAAGAGCAGCTGAGAGACGCACCAGGTGAGTCCTACAGATATTTACGTGGCTGGGAGTTTATTGACTTATGTTCCAGATGAGAACGAGCTGTGCAAGGACGAGGCACAACGAGTGCGTGGAAGGTACGGGTTTGTATTCGGAACAGAGGCTGAATATCAAATTACAGATTAATAAAAGGAACCGCTCTGAATAGACCTGACAGTATGTCGTGTTGCATACCTTCTGCTCAGGAAAAACCCGGTCGGGAAGTCATGGTTGCATACTGTTCTTACGCGTGCCGAGTCCAGGACGTTTCATTTATTTGAAAGcagttttgttttccttttacgGTATTCTTTCCTTTCAGTGTGTTAAGAAATATTATTGCCGATTAAAACGTGTTTTATTTTGACTGTTTAATTAGTTAAGACGGGTCTGCGATTTAAAAAACTTATTCGCTCCGGCTCAACACCGCCACCATCAGTTGATCTAAAAGACACTCATACAATTCATTTTGGGGGGAACTCGTAAAACGTATCTCTTAAATGAAGATGGTCATGGTGGTGTAGAGATTGGACGCGTCATAACCTCACAACTTAAAAATAACCCCTTTTGTAAAAGATTGCATCTATACCCTGGTAGAATAGAAGACTGATGTATTCTGGAGAAAAATAATACTTTCAAATTAATGATTTGTCACCGGACTTTGCCTGCAAAAGTACCACGTACTTTTTTTACATAATAGAATCGTGATGTGTTTTTGTTGGCTCACAGTAAAGACACACTCCCAACTGTCACTTGTTTCGGTGTCTCGTGTGAGTCCAGCAATGTTCGACCTTTGACATGAAGATTCATAAGAAGATCCTGCTGCACTACCAGTCCTGCGACTCCCCGGTCGACAAGGAGGGTTACCTCTACAAGAAGGTCAATCATACCTCAAACCTTATTGATCATTACCTCCTCACTTCGATTCCCAACCTGTGCTCCTATGCTCTTCCCTGTCCTGTCCATTAAGGCACAAtaaagcttaaaaaaaaaaacagtatcaTAAAAAATACACGTTTTTGGGTTGTCAACAATTACAAGGCCTGGCTTTTGTATTGAAAGTGTTGTTTTGTCATCGGCCAGGGGGTGCGCAACTCGTCCTACCAGAAGCGCTGGTTCGTCCTGAAGGGGAACCTGCTGTTCTACAAGGAGCGCCGGTCAGAGCGCGAGCTGCTGGGCGTGCTGGTGCTGGAGGGCTGCAGCGTGCAGCTCTGCGAGTCGGACGAGCGCTTCGCCTTCTCCGTGGTCTGGAGCGAGTCTCACGTGGCCGGCGGCCGCGTGTACAAGCTCGCCGCCGAGGACCAGTCCACCCAGGAGAGCTGGCTCAAAGCCCTGCTCTCGGCCAACCACGCCTACCTGCAGCTCCTACTGATGGACCTGGAGGCTCGCTATCGGGGTGAGAGATTGAAGGGTtgcgggttcgatccccgatgtcCTCGCTTTCCCTCTGGGCTTCGTACAGCAAGATGCTCTGGCGTTaacccctacttgctccttaatggcTCTGCATTCACTGAGACATGATAGAAGAAAAAGTAGACAAACTACAATCTTGTTGAGTTGTAGTTTACGTCTGTAGTATATTGAATAAGCCACTATTCAGAACACATTGGAAATCTTTTTAATGACTCTGGAATGTGATTAAAAGTGTATAACATCGGGGGGGCGCCCTGTTGGTACCCCGCTGGCTCACATGGAGAGGGATTTCCCTTAAGGCACAGTCCTCATCGCAGCGACCGGGGTTCGACTCCTGCCCGTTGTCATTttctgcatgtcctcccctctatctcccataccgtCCTGTCTTCCTCACTCTTATCATTaatcttaaataaaaaaaatcacctCAAATACAGCCAGGCTAACTAAGCGAACTCTCCTTCTGGTCAcacaatgatgaatttggaATTAAAAACTCCTGAATATGCGTAAAAAAGGCAGAAAAAGTAGGGGACATTTTGAATCCAATCTCACctagaactctctctctctctctctctctcagagctaGGCGGgacgtcccgtcccgtccccctcAAACCGGCGCCCTACGCCCCTCCGGGTGCTACAGCTTCCTCTTGCACGGCCAAACAACTCCTCCCGGCCCCTCCCGTCCCCCACAATGCAGCAATCAGGAAGTCTCCGAAACTGTGGCCAAAGAGAAATGCAAATGTGGCGCCCATATCTGGGCCCGCCCCGCCTCAGAGGGAGTGGCTAGAGTTTGGGTTGGGACACCAGGAGGAATTTATTGAATTACACACCGAGTTTGGAAAGGAGGTCATGGAGCTGATCGCTGAGCGGCTGAGACGtggacaggaaggggaggaggccGAGGCAGATCTGATTGATTTTGGATGATATGCAAAGTCATTCATGGAAATATATTGTTTTACCCGCTCGGATATTGAGGTGTAAACTTGTAAATATTTGCGATAAACTCAGTTCGGAGGACCTTTTGATTCCGTCTTCGTCGTTCAAAGCTTTTAAATCATCACTGTTTGGAGTCTCAGGTCTATGTGTGTTCTGTTAATAAATTAACTTTTTATTCCACCTTTGCTCTTTTCTTCAATCAGCTGCTCTCTTATCAACTTTGTATCAGCATGTCTGGGGAGCCCCACcctgcatacgcacacaaacacacacaccaatccccAGCCTTACTGAGCAGGGTTTAAAATGGACAAAAGGATAAGATCATTGATATTAGTTATTGATAGATTATATTAGATCAATTAGATGTTAGCAGTAATAAAATGATTAtgttattaattaaaatataaagtAATTACAATTAATGATTTCAGTAATTTTGGGGATTGATAAATTATAAAAGGATGATACTATCATTAGTGATAACACAGTGACAGATTAATGAAATAATATGATGAGATCAGTGATTATTGTTACTCGTAACACTCATAAGGACCGGATCATAGTTATTGTTTAAAATAGGGTTAGAGCCTGATCATAGTTATTGATCTGTGTTTTCCAGGTTGTCAAATGCCTGTCGGAAGATGGCGCCTAggaggtaaaaaaaaagctgtgtgtgtgtgtgtgtgtgtgtgtgtgtgtgtgtgtgcatggtctATTTCAGTCTGTCCAGCTgcctgtttttatgtttttccagttctctctgtttctccttctttctctgtccgtctccccctacttttttctcttttccttaCACACTTTATCCCTGGCAAGGTGAGGTAGTTCAAGTAACATGGCTAAGACCACTTAGCGCTCTGAGATAAACTCTGCTTCATTATAACTGGGATGTGTTTAGCCACGGCGGTGTCAGTTGCCCCATGAGCCCAGGAACATGATTGACGGTTCCTATAAGCTGTATAAGGAGACGGAGGATTGAGAGCGCGCCATATTCTAAACTATACTAGCCACCCCCTGGTAAGACGCAAATAGAGCCCCCACATACATGCAGCAATAAGGCCAATCATGGGATCAGTCTGATCGGCCTTCTTGGCCAGGTCATTCTTGGAAACAAGATTTGAATCTCAATATTTTTTTACCtggttgaataaataaatatttaatctgattgattgattgattgattgattgattgattgattgattgattgattgattgatattcAACTGATCTGATCAATATTTAGATATGAAGGGAAATGTGACATTTTAACTATAGGTTTGAATTTAGAACATACTTTGTTGAGGGGATTTATGTGTCATGTAActtccagaaaaacacacgaAACGGCCCTCTTCACTGTGTGCAAGTGTGCTGCAGGAACTCCAATTAAAACTCTGTTTTGGTTCTAAGGCTCTTTGGAATGaaacatctgctaaatgactaaatgtaaATTTATGAAGGAAAAAACCTATGTCTGGATTTAAAATAAGCCAGTTAATCCACGGTAATGCATGGTTTTTACAACTACTACTGGTGCCATACACACATGTACTAATAAAGCGCTCGTTAATACCCAACATGTCATCAATATCTTAATATCCGTGTGATTTTCCAACATGTTATTAATATCTTAATGTTTGTGTACTAAATGCGGGTGTTAATATCCTACATGTAATTCATATCTTAATGTTTATGTTGACGCTTTTAGTCACCGACTCTTGATCTGCGCTGGTCGTGTGTCAGT contains these protein-coding regions:
- the LOC115531087 gene encoding sesquipedalian-1 gives rise to the protein MKIHKKILLHYQSCDSPVDKEGYLYKKGVRNSSYQKRWFVLKGNLLFYKERRSERELLGVLVLEGCSVQLCESDERFAFSVVWSESHVAGGRVYKLAAEDQSTQESWLKALLSANHAYLQLLLMDLEARYRELGGTSRPVPLKPAPYAPPGATASSCTAKQLLPAPPVPHNAAIRKSPKLWPKRNANVAPISGPAPPQREWLEFGLGHQEEFIELHTEFGKEVMELIAERLRRGQEGEEAEADLIDFG